The proteins below are encoded in one region of Chitinophagaceae bacterium:
- a CDS encoding toxin-antitoxin system YwqK family antitoxin, whose product MKNILKLPVIFILLFSFLSSCTDTEKKVVKIYFDEYPEVIHEKFEVAKEDTSLKIGFYKRFNEEGVLREEANFKNGVLHGERKLYYPTGELFIVEVHEDGNFHGPYFSYFENGNPREEGEFVNNAIHGIWKNFHQNGKVNEIVTFRNGEEHGPFEKYHENGALAAVGQYENSKETGDWIYYHDNGNVREEVNYLEGWENGLVKVFDEEGNLWKEIIYERGRVQQYNEYPL is encoded by the coding sequence ATGAAAAACATACTGAAACTACCTGTCATTTTTATACTACTATTCAGCTTTTTATCTTCCTGTACAGATACTGAAAAAAAAGTGGTAAAAATATACTTTGATGAATACCCCGAAGTAATTCATGAAAAATTTGAAGTTGCTAAAGAAGATACTAGCCTGAAAATTGGTTTTTACAAACGATTTAATGAAGAAGGTGTTCTCAGAGAAGAAGCAAACTTTAAAAATGGGGTTCTTCATGGTGAACGCAAGTTATATTATCCTACCGGAGAGCTTTTTATAGTAGAAGTTCATGAAGACGGAAATTTTCACGGACCTTATTTTTCCTATTTTGAAAATGGAAACCCCAGAGAAGAAGGTGAATTTGTAAATAATGCCATACACGGCATCTGGAAAAACTTCCATCAAAACGGTAAGGTAAATGAAATTGTTACTTTCCGAAATGGTGAGGAACACGGGCCTTTTGAAAAATATCATGAAAACGGTGCTCTGGCTGCTGTTGGACAATATGAAAACAGCAAAGAAACGGGTGATTGGATATATTATCATGATAATGGCAACGTCAGAGAAGAAGTCAACTACCTTGAAGGCTGGGAAAATGGCTTAGTAAAAGTTTTCGATGAAGAGGGAAACCTCTGGAAAGAAATAATTTATGAAAGAGGCAGAGTACAACAGTATAACGAATATCCACTTTAA